From a region of the Chlamydiota bacterium genome:
- a CDS encoding addiction module protein has product MLPARKLVQEALHLKPAERFIVIEALIKSLDIPDPVIEQAWAKEAEKRLKAYKDGKLETVSFEDMFGTNMT; this is encoded by the coding sequence ATGTTACCTGCCAGGAAATTGGTTCAAGAGGCCTTGCATTTAAAGCCAGCGGAGAGATTTATTGTGATTGAAGCCTTAATCAAAAGTCTGGACATTCCGGACCCTGTGATTGAACAGGCCTGGGCAAAGGAAGCTGAGAAAAGGCTGAAGGCTTACAAGGACGGAAAACTGGAGACAGTATCTTTTGAGGATATGTTTGGAACAAATATGACATGA
- a CDS encoding type II toxin-antitoxin system RelE/ParE family toxin — protein MKIIIAKLAQQEFDEAKEYYEIEQAGLGRRFEQEIRQSLLRIKQFPLGWPMEEREVRRYLVHKFPYKILYSVQEKEMVVLAFAHFHRRPGYWIERVRR, from the coding sequence ATGAAGATTATCATTGCCAAACTTGCCCAGCAAGAGTTTGATGAAGCAAAGGAATATTATGAGATTGAACAAGCAGGTCTTGGGAGACGTTTTGAGCAGGAGATAAGGCAGTCGCTATTGCGAATCAAGCAATTTCCATTAGGATGGCCAATGGAAGAAAGGGAGGTGCGACGTTATCTGGTCCATAAATTTCCTTATAAGATTCTTTATTCTGTTCAGGAAAAGGAGATGGTTGTTTTAGCTTTTGCGCATTTTCATAGGAGGCCTGGCTATTGGATAGAGAGGGTGAGGAGATAA